GGAATAGGTCCGGCAGGAACTGGGAAAACTTATCTTGCGGTTGCAATGGCAGTATTTTCCTTGAAAAAGAAAGAAGTGGAACGCATTATTCTGACTCGCCCTGCTGTGGAAGCTGGTGAAAAGCTGGGTTTTCTGCCAGGAGATTTACAAGAGAAGGTTGACCCCTACTTACGCCCGCTGTATGATGCACTGTATGATATTCTTGGTGCAGATACGGTGCAAAAATATATGGCTAAAAATATCATTGAGGTTGCTCCTCTTGCTTATATGCGGGGGCGGACACTGGATGACGCATTTATCATTCTTGACGAAGCTCAAAACACAACTCCGCCCCAAATGAAAATGTTTTTAACTCGTTTTGGTTTTGGTTCCAAAATGGTGGTTACAGGTGATTTAAGCCAAACCGATCTGGCACCTGGAGTGTTGTCTGGGTTAAGACAAGCTCAGCAAATATTGATTGGAGTACCGGGAATTGAGTGTATCACGTTAAGTGCAAATGATGTGATTCGGCATGAAATTGTGGGACGAATTATCAAAGCTTATGATCGGCATGAGCAAACTAAAAATTAACTTTATGCTGCTGCATGGGCATAACATGAAAGGGTTGAATAAGTTTGATATCGCTTAATAATAAGCTGCGGGATCTATTTGTGCAACCCAATAGCATTTATGCGAAGCCGGTTGCACGCCGGATCGTGTTGGGACTGGCTTTCTTTTTTCTTTTTATGATTATTTTATCGGCTGATATTATTCCTGATAAGGTGTCTTTTCAAGTAGGACAGGTTAGTGATCGCGATATTATTGCTCCGCGAACTGTTTCTTATGTAGATGCTGCGAAAACTAAGAAACTTGAGGCAGAAGTGCTGGCCAGCGTAGCGAATGTCTATGATCTGGACGTTGCAGTCTTAAGCAAGGCAGAAGAAAATGTACATGCGGTTTATAATACTGCTCGAAGTATCTTGGCTGATAGAAGCTTGCTATCCTATGAGGTTCGAGTTGATCGAATTCAAAAAACACTGCCAGTTTCGTTACCTAGTTTGACCTTATCTGGATTGGTTAGTTTGGATGAACCAAGTTTGTCAAAAGCAGAAGAACATACCATCAACTTACTGCGCAAATATTTTCAACGTGGTATCCGTGATGATGAACTGGATGTAGCAAGAAAGCATATTGTTATCGAGACAGAAGAATTAGGTCTTGGCAAAAATGTAGAGGCTGTGGTTGCAGGCATTAGTCAGCAATTACTTAAACCTAACTATATTTTAAATGTACGCGAAACCGATAAACGCAAGCAAGCTGCTTTAGCAAGTATTGATCCGGTTAGAGAAACCATAAAAAAAGGACAAGTTGTAGTTAGACGTGGTGATGTAGTTACTAGTGAACAAATTCATGCCATGGAAGAACTGGGGTTACATAAAGGCCAATTCAGTGAATTGCGAATTTTTGGCCTGACTATTTTTGTTTTGACAGTAATTGCAGTCATGTTAGGCTACTTATATAAGTTTGCCTACCAAATTTACGCAAATGATTTGCATTTGGTATTGCTAGGCTTGATTTTGCTAGTAGCACTATTGTTAGGCAAGGGTGCGCATTATTATTCTGATTTTGCTGCTCCGATTGCAACAGGGGCTTTACTAACTGCGATTTTGATTGATGCTCGCGTTGGGCTGGTTGTCAGTATGGCTCTTTCCATGTTGTTTGGTGTTATTGTTGACCATGACTTGCGAGCTGTAGCGGCAGCATTAGTTGGCAGTATTGTTGGTGTATATAGTGTCTCGAAAATGACTCATGGCTATAGTTTAACAAAAACTGGTATCTGGATTGCGGCAACAAATTTCCTTGTTATTGGCGCCACTGGGCTTATGCAGCAGCTTGATGGTACACAGGTGCTCATGCAAGGCTTATTAGGAATTTTTAGTGGAATTGGCGCCGCGGTAATTACAACGGGATTGCTGCCGTATTTGGAGCATACTTTTAACATTACTACTCCAATTAAGCTGTTGGATTTAGCTCAGTCCAACCATCCGCTAATGCAACGCTTGTTATTGGAAGCTCCAGGAACCTATCATCATAGTATCTTGGTTGGCAATTTGGCAGAAGCTGCCGCAGATATCATCGGGGCTGATCCAGTTACCGTACGTGTAGGTGCTTATTACCATGATGTTGGAAAAATTAAACGGCCTTACTTTTTTGTTGAAAATCAATTTGGGGCAGAAAACCCTCATGATAAAATTGCTCCATCATTAAGCACTCTGATTGTGACTTCACATATTAAAGATGGCGTAGATTTGTGCCGCGACTACAATTTGCCGCAGGTTATTATTGACATTATTCAGCAGCATCACGGTACGATGCTTGTATCTTATTTTTATAAACGTGCGACCGAAAATGAGCATGGTGATTGTATCATCGAAGCTGATTTTCGCTATGAAGGACCAAGGCCACAGACTAAAGAGGCGGCATTAATTATGTTGGCTGATGCTTGTGAGGCCGCGGTGCGATCACTTGCAAAACCAAATGTCAATCGAATTGAAGCGACGGTTCGGAAAATTATTCGTGAGCGTTTGCATGACGGACAATTAGACGAATGTAATCTCACATTGAAAGATCTTAATATTATCGGGGACGCCTATATCAGAATACTGTCTAGTATGTTTCATACTAGAATTGAATACCCTGATGCGCTAAAAGAGCTTGAAAGGAAAAAAAATAAGAATGGAAATAGTCCTAAGCAACTTACAGGAAAAGATGATTGTAACGCCCCAATTGGAACAAACTTTGATTGCAGTACTAAAAAAGACTGCTGAACTATATGCAATTGAACCTCATGCTGAAGTGAGCGTTGTATTGGCTGATGATCAGTATATCCAACAGCTCAATGCGGATTATCGTGGTAAAAATTGTCCGACTGACGTTTTGTCATTTGCT
This sequence is a window from Sporomusaceae bacterium FL31. Protein-coding genes within it:
- a CDS encoding phosphate starvation protein PhoH, which gives rise to MAVFSLKKKEVERIILTRPAVEAGEKLGFLPGDLQEKVDPYLRPLYDALYDILGADTVQKYMAKNIIEVAPLAYMRGRTLDDAFIILDEAQNTTPPQMKMFLTRFGFGSKMVVTGDLSQTDLAPGVLSGLRQAQQILIGVPGIECITLSANDVIRHEIVGRIIKAYDRHEQTKN
- a CDS encoding HD family phosphohydrolase; translated protein: MQPNSIYAKPVARRIVLGLAFFFLFMIILSADIIPDKVSFQVGQVSDRDIIAPRTVSYVDAAKTKKLEAEVLASVANVYDLDVAVLSKAEENVHAVYNTARSILADRSLLSYEVRVDRIQKTLPVSLPSLTLSGLVSLDEPSLSKAEEHTINLLRKYFQRGIRDDELDVARKHIVIETEELGLGKNVEAVVAGISQQLLKPNYILNVRETDKRKQAALASIDPVRETIKKGQVVVRRGDVVTSEQIHAMEELGLHKGQFSELRIFGLTIFVLTVIAVMLGYLYKFAYQIYANDLHLVLLGLILLVALLLGKGAHYYSDFAAPIATGALLTAILIDARVGLVVSMALSMLFGVIVDHDLRAVAAALVGSIVGVYSVSKMTHGYSLTKTGIWIAATNFLVIGATGLMQQLDGTQVLMQGLLGIFSGIGAAVITTGLLPYLEHTFNITTPIKLLDLAQSNHPLMQRLLLEAPGTYHHSILVGNLAEAAADIIGADPVTVRVGAYYHDVGKIKRPYFFVENQFGAENPHDKIAPSLSTLIVTSHIKDGVDLCRDYNLPQVIIDIIQQHHGTMLVSYFYKRATENEHGDCIIEADFRYEGPRPQTKEAALIMLADACEAAVRSLAKPNVNRIEATVRKIIRERLHDGQLDECNLTLKDLNIIGDAYIRILSSMFHTRIEYPDALKELERKKNKNGNSPKQLTGKDDCNAPIGTNFDCSTKKDC